A genomic segment from Phragmites australis chromosome 6, lpPhrAust1.1, whole genome shotgun sequence encodes:
- the LOC133922801 gene encoding uncharacterized protein LOC133922801 isoform X1 has product MQIGGCKRNESEGGHHKAALRQKKLKAKTLKRRSSNSDMNGKADAGGTYDDTVLCSLSTASFRSLISRKRVAGHCDSVDPPVPRKLRSAINKRVGRFVSASSRHVKKIRHLSAISAQVSFVDQETRFNESSQLFTEEEEIIADALLSLSQIHSLCELAADKAVADSSNINIASTSYSEVASKDGDKIVILPSAANELASRAACIDELVGRTGSSVPHVNPVPDGTDQLNNINPPLSENEQIQDLSLGIVANVPSPPKDSSNNRARKHLKVQFDDSLSYPAQKPEAPLWLVNVNNSDSAPHEREKAKNNSAQEIVPLVQSPLPCTPDGYLIKPSSSESSARANTISETCKFTAAGNHGKLSQVKNAGPTKAWKRSITHVYVSHIIQMHLNKEKASQNQVKPEEMSHIRTSRSPNGSTLHKNNAQDDTFYAVHFDVRLPVQPSTGVCDMSAGRLKIVGGNFLNLPTSTALPGAQHVQYMHPQIAPRTAMPYPFPHLPYSRGNLAPAAALQQQMPQYMCNPGYAPRPGHPPSSSAMMKLHQQQQQMWQFQIPHYQPRTDAAPPAAWHNMSSLRPMSMLPPPAMPPQMELFCAPYQGGSRQPQQLRLI; this is encoded by the exons GTTGTAAGAGAAACGAGAGTGAAGGTGGACATCACAAGGCAGCATTGaggcagaagaagttgaaggctAAGACCTTGAAGCGGAGATCAAGCAACAGCGACATGAACGGCAAGGCAGATGCAGGAGGGACCTATGATGATACAGTCCTCTGCTCACTGAGTACAGCCAGCTTCAGGAGCCTGATTAGTAGGAAAAGG GTTGCCGGGCACTGTGATTCTGTTGATCCACCAGTTCCAAGAAAATTAAGATCAG CCATAAATAAGAGAGTCGGGCGATTTGTTTCTGCATCATCGCGGCATGTCAAGAAGATACGTCATCTTTCGGCTATCAGCGCTCAGGTTTCTTTTGTGGATCAGGAAACAAGATTCAATGAAAGCTCG CAGTTATTTACAGAAGAGGAGGAAATAATCGCTGATGCTTTGCTGTCCCTATCTCAAATACACTCTCTTTGTGAACTCGCGGCTGACAAGGCTGTAGCAGATAGCTCAAACATAAATATTGCTTCAACTTCTTATTCAGAAG TAGCTAGTAAGGATGGCGACAAAATAGTCATACTGCCAAGTGCTGCTAATGAATTGGCTAGCCGAGCTGCCTGCATAGATGAACTAGTGGGACGAACCGGCAGCAGCGTTCCACATGTAAATCCAGTGCCTGATGGTACAGATCAACTCAACAACATAAATCCACCTTTGTCAGAAAATGAGCAAATACAGGACCTTTCTTTGGGAATTGTCGCTAATGTGCCAAGCCCACCTAAAGACTCCTCCAATAACAG AGCGCGAAAGCATCTGAAAGTGCAATTTGATGATAGTCTAAGTTATCCAGCACAGAAGCCGGAGGCTCCTCTTTGGCTG GTAAATGTTAACAACTCTGATAGCGCGCCACATGAAAGGGAGAAGGCCAAGAATAACAGTGCACAAG AAATTGTGCCTTTGGTCCAGTCTCCACTGCCTTGTACCCCAGATGGATACTTAATAAA GCCCTCTTCAAGCGAATCGTCAGCTCGGGCAAATACTATTTCTGAAACTTGTAAATTTACTGCAGCTGGAAATCATGGCAAG CTTTCCCAGGTTAAAAATGCCGGCCCAACAAAGGCATGGAAGAGAAGTATTACCCATGTCTATGTGAGTCATATAATCCAAATGCATTTGAACAAGGAGAAGGCATCACAAAACCAAGTAAAACCAGAGGAAATGTCACACATCCGCACTTCAAGGTCTCCAAACGGCTCTACCTTACACAAGAACAATGCACAAGATGATACATTCTACGCCGTGCATTTCGATGTACGGCTCCCAGTTCAGCCATCTACTGGCGTCTGCGACATGAGTGCTGGTCGGCTAAAGATC GTCGGTGGTAATTTCCTGAACCTGCCCACTTCGACGGCGCTACCAGGGGCGCAACATGTTCAGTATATGCATCCTCAGATCGCACCCCGGACTGCGATGCCATACCCGTTTCCGCATCTTCCTTATAGCAGAGGGAATTTAGCACCTGCTGCAGCACTTCAACAG CAGATGCCACAGTACATGTGCAATCCGGGCTACGCTCCGCGCCCCGGCCATCCCCCGAGCTCATCAGCCATGATGAAGCttcatcagcagcagcagcagatgtgGCAGTTTCAAATCCCTCACTACCAACCAAGGACGGATGCTGCGCCACCAGCAGCATGGCACAACATGTCTTCCCTGCGTCCGATGTCCATGCTTCCTCCCCCGGCGATGCCACCGCAGATGGAGCTCTTCTGCGCGCCGTATCAGGGCGGCAGCAGGCAGCCACAGCAGCTCAGGTTGATCTAG
- the LOC133922801 gene encoding uncharacterized protein LOC133922801 isoform X2: MQIGGCKRNESEGGHHKAALRQKKLKAKTLKRRSSNSDMNGKADAGGTYDDTVLCSLSTASFRSLISRKRVAGHCDSVDPPVPRKLRSAINKRVGRFVSASSRHVKKIRHLSAISAQVSFVDQETRFNESSLFTEEEEIIADALLSLSQIHSLCELAADKAVADSSNINIASTSYSEVASKDGDKIVILPSAANELASRAACIDELVGRTGSSVPHVNPVPDGTDQLNNINPPLSENEQIQDLSLGIVANVPSPPKDSSNNRARKHLKVQFDDSLSYPAQKPEAPLWLVNVNNSDSAPHEREKAKNNSAQEIVPLVQSPLPCTPDGYLIKPSSSESSARANTISETCKFTAAGNHGKLSQVKNAGPTKAWKRSITHVYVSHIIQMHLNKEKASQNQVKPEEMSHIRTSRSPNGSTLHKNNAQDDTFYAVHFDVRLPVQPSTGVCDMSAGRLKIVGGNFLNLPTSTALPGAQHVQYMHPQIAPRTAMPYPFPHLPYSRGNLAPAAALQQQMPQYMCNPGYAPRPGHPPSSSAMMKLHQQQQQMWQFQIPHYQPRTDAAPPAAWHNMSSLRPMSMLPPPAMPPQMELFCAPYQGGSRQPQQLRLI; encoded by the exons GTTGTAAGAGAAACGAGAGTGAAGGTGGACATCACAAGGCAGCATTGaggcagaagaagttgaaggctAAGACCTTGAAGCGGAGATCAAGCAACAGCGACATGAACGGCAAGGCAGATGCAGGAGGGACCTATGATGATACAGTCCTCTGCTCACTGAGTACAGCCAGCTTCAGGAGCCTGATTAGTAGGAAAAGG GTTGCCGGGCACTGTGATTCTGTTGATCCACCAGTTCCAAGAAAATTAAGATCAG CCATAAATAAGAGAGTCGGGCGATTTGTTTCTGCATCATCGCGGCATGTCAAGAAGATACGTCATCTTTCGGCTATCAGCGCTCAGGTTTCTTTTGTGGATCAGGAAACAAGATTCAATGAAAGCTCG TTATTTACAGAAGAGGAGGAAATAATCGCTGATGCTTTGCTGTCCCTATCTCAAATACACTCTCTTTGTGAACTCGCGGCTGACAAGGCTGTAGCAGATAGCTCAAACATAAATATTGCTTCAACTTCTTATTCAGAAG TAGCTAGTAAGGATGGCGACAAAATAGTCATACTGCCAAGTGCTGCTAATGAATTGGCTAGCCGAGCTGCCTGCATAGATGAACTAGTGGGACGAACCGGCAGCAGCGTTCCACATGTAAATCCAGTGCCTGATGGTACAGATCAACTCAACAACATAAATCCACCTTTGTCAGAAAATGAGCAAATACAGGACCTTTCTTTGGGAATTGTCGCTAATGTGCCAAGCCCACCTAAAGACTCCTCCAATAACAG AGCGCGAAAGCATCTGAAAGTGCAATTTGATGATAGTCTAAGTTATCCAGCACAGAAGCCGGAGGCTCCTCTTTGGCTG GTAAATGTTAACAACTCTGATAGCGCGCCACATGAAAGGGAGAAGGCCAAGAATAACAGTGCACAAG AAATTGTGCCTTTGGTCCAGTCTCCACTGCCTTGTACCCCAGATGGATACTTAATAAA GCCCTCTTCAAGCGAATCGTCAGCTCGGGCAAATACTATTTCTGAAACTTGTAAATTTACTGCAGCTGGAAATCATGGCAAG CTTTCCCAGGTTAAAAATGCCGGCCCAACAAAGGCATGGAAGAGAAGTATTACCCATGTCTATGTGAGTCATATAATCCAAATGCATTTGAACAAGGAGAAGGCATCACAAAACCAAGTAAAACCAGAGGAAATGTCACACATCCGCACTTCAAGGTCTCCAAACGGCTCTACCTTACACAAGAACAATGCACAAGATGATACATTCTACGCCGTGCATTTCGATGTACGGCTCCCAGTTCAGCCATCTACTGGCGTCTGCGACATGAGTGCTGGTCGGCTAAAGATC GTCGGTGGTAATTTCCTGAACCTGCCCACTTCGACGGCGCTACCAGGGGCGCAACATGTTCAGTATATGCATCCTCAGATCGCACCCCGGACTGCGATGCCATACCCGTTTCCGCATCTTCCTTATAGCAGAGGGAATTTAGCACCTGCTGCAGCACTTCAACAG CAGATGCCACAGTACATGTGCAATCCGGGCTACGCTCCGCGCCCCGGCCATCCCCCGAGCTCATCAGCCATGATGAAGCttcatcagcagcagcagcagatgtgGCAGTTTCAAATCCCTCACTACCAACCAAGGACGGATGCTGCGCCACCAGCAGCATGGCACAACATGTCTTCCCTGCGTCCGATGTCCATGCTTCCTCCCCCGGCGATGCCACCGCAGATGGAGCTCTTCTGCGCGCCGTATCAGGGCGGCAGCAGGCAGCCACAGCAGCTCAGGTTGATCTAG
- the LOC133922801 gene encoding uncharacterized protein LOC133922801 isoform X5 has protein sequence MQIGGCKRNESEGGHHKAALRQKKLKAKTLKRRSSNSDMNGKADAGGTYDDTVLCSLSTASFRSLISRKRVAGHCDSVDPPVPRKLRSAINKRVGRFVSASSRHVKKIRHLSAISAQVSFVDQETRFNESSLFTEEEEIIADALLSLSQIHSLCELAADKAVADSSNINIASTSYSEVASKDGDKIVILPSAANELASRAACIDELVGRTGSSVPHVNPVPDGTDQLNNINPPLSENEQIQDLSLGIVANVPSPPKDSSNNRARKHLKVQFDDSLSYPAQKPEAPLWLVNVNNSDSAPHEREKAKNNSAQEIVPLVQSPLPCTPDGYLIKPSSSESSARANTISETCKFTAAGNHGKLSQVKNAGPTKAWKRSITHVYVSHIIQMHLNKEKASQNQVKPEEMSHIRTSRSPNGSTLHKNNAQDDTFYAVHFDVRLPVQPSTGVCDMSAGRLKIVGGNFLNLPTSTALPGAQHVQYMHPQIAPRTAMPYPFPHLPYSRGNLAPAAALQQMPQYMCNPGYAPRPGHPPSSSAMMKLHQQQQQMWQFQIPHYQPRTDAAPPAAWHNMSSLRPMSMLPPPAMPPQMELFCAPYQGGSRQPQQLRLI, from the exons GTTGTAAGAGAAACGAGAGTGAAGGTGGACATCACAAGGCAGCATTGaggcagaagaagttgaaggctAAGACCTTGAAGCGGAGATCAAGCAACAGCGACATGAACGGCAAGGCAGATGCAGGAGGGACCTATGATGATACAGTCCTCTGCTCACTGAGTACAGCCAGCTTCAGGAGCCTGATTAGTAGGAAAAGG GTTGCCGGGCACTGTGATTCTGTTGATCCACCAGTTCCAAGAAAATTAAGATCAG CCATAAATAAGAGAGTCGGGCGATTTGTTTCTGCATCATCGCGGCATGTCAAGAAGATACGTCATCTTTCGGCTATCAGCGCTCAGGTTTCTTTTGTGGATCAGGAAACAAGATTCAATGAAAGCTCG TTATTTACAGAAGAGGAGGAAATAATCGCTGATGCTTTGCTGTCCCTATCTCAAATACACTCTCTTTGTGAACTCGCGGCTGACAAGGCTGTAGCAGATAGCTCAAACATAAATATTGCTTCAACTTCTTATTCAGAAG TAGCTAGTAAGGATGGCGACAAAATAGTCATACTGCCAAGTGCTGCTAATGAATTGGCTAGCCGAGCTGCCTGCATAGATGAACTAGTGGGACGAACCGGCAGCAGCGTTCCACATGTAAATCCAGTGCCTGATGGTACAGATCAACTCAACAACATAAATCCACCTTTGTCAGAAAATGAGCAAATACAGGACCTTTCTTTGGGAATTGTCGCTAATGTGCCAAGCCCACCTAAAGACTCCTCCAATAACAG AGCGCGAAAGCATCTGAAAGTGCAATTTGATGATAGTCTAAGTTATCCAGCACAGAAGCCGGAGGCTCCTCTTTGGCTG GTAAATGTTAACAACTCTGATAGCGCGCCACATGAAAGGGAGAAGGCCAAGAATAACAGTGCACAAG AAATTGTGCCTTTGGTCCAGTCTCCACTGCCTTGTACCCCAGATGGATACTTAATAAA GCCCTCTTCAAGCGAATCGTCAGCTCGGGCAAATACTATTTCTGAAACTTGTAAATTTACTGCAGCTGGAAATCATGGCAAG CTTTCCCAGGTTAAAAATGCCGGCCCAACAAAGGCATGGAAGAGAAGTATTACCCATGTCTATGTGAGTCATATAATCCAAATGCATTTGAACAAGGAGAAGGCATCACAAAACCAAGTAAAACCAGAGGAAATGTCACACATCCGCACTTCAAGGTCTCCAAACGGCTCTACCTTACACAAGAACAATGCACAAGATGATACATTCTACGCCGTGCATTTCGATGTACGGCTCCCAGTTCAGCCATCTACTGGCGTCTGCGACATGAGTGCTGGTCGGCTAAAGATC GTCGGTGGTAATTTCCTGAACCTGCCCACTTCGACGGCGCTACCAGGGGCGCAACATGTTCAGTATATGCATCCTCAGATCGCACCCCGGACTGCGATGCCATACCCGTTTCCGCATCTTCCTTATAGCAGAGGGAATTTAGCACCTGCTGCAGCACTTCAACAG ATGCCACAGTACATGTGCAATCCGGGCTACGCTCCGCGCCCCGGCCATCCCCCGAGCTCATCAGCCATGATGAAGCttcatcagcagcagcagcagatgtgGCAGTTTCAAATCCCTCACTACCAACCAAGGACGGATGCTGCGCCACCAGCAGCATGGCACAACATGTCTTCCCTGCGTCCGATGTCCATGCTTCCTCCCCCGGCGATGCCACCGCAGATGGAGCTCTTCTGCGCGCCGTATCAGGGCGGCAGCAGGCAGCCACAGCAGCTCAGGTTGATCTAG
- the LOC133922801 gene encoding uncharacterized protein LOC133922801 isoform X3 → MQIGGCKRNESEGGHHKAALRQKKLKAKTLKRRSSNSDMNGKADAGGTYDDTVLCSLSTASFRSLISRKRVAGHCDSVDPPVPRKLRSAINKRVGRFVSASSRHVKKIRHLSAISAQVSFVDQETRFNESSQLFTEEEEIIADALLSLSQIHSLCELAADKAVADSSNINIASTSYSEVASKDGDKIVILPSAANELASRAACIDELVGRTGSSVPHVNPVPDGTDQLNNINPPLSENEQIQDLSLGIVANVPSPPKDSSNNRARKHLKVQFDDSLSYPAQKPEAPLWLVNVNNSDSAPHEREKAKNNSAQEIVPLVQSPLPCTPDGYLIKPSSSESSARANTISETCKFTAAGNHGKLSQVKNAGPTKAWKRSITHVYVSHIIQMHLNKEKASQNQVKPEEMSHIRTSRSPNGSTLHKNNAQDDTFYAVHFDVRLPVQPSTGVCDMSAGRLKIVGGNFLNLPTSTALPGAQHVQYMHPQIAPRTAMPYPFPHLPYSRGNLAPAAALQQMPQYMCNPGYAPRPGHPPSSSAMMKLHQQQQQMWQFQIPHYQPRTDAAPPAAWHNMSSLRPMSMLPPPAMPPQMELFCAPYQGGSRQPQQLRLI, encoded by the exons GTTGTAAGAGAAACGAGAGTGAAGGTGGACATCACAAGGCAGCATTGaggcagaagaagttgaaggctAAGACCTTGAAGCGGAGATCAAGCAACAGCGACATGAACGGCAAGGCAGATGCAGGAGGGACCTATGATGATACAGTCCTCTGCTCACTGAGTACAGCCAGCTTCAGGAGCCTGATTAGTAGGAAAAGG GTTGCCGGGCACTGTGATTCTGTTGATCCACCAGTTCCAAGAAAATTAAGATCAG CCATAAATAAGAGAGTCGGGCGATTTGTTTCTGCATCATCGCGGCATGTCAAGAAGATACGTCATCTTTCGGCTATCAGCGCTCAGGTTTCTTTTGTGGATCAGGAAACAAGATTCAATGAAAGCTCG CAGTTATTTACAGAAGAGGAGGAAATAATCGCTGATGCTTTGCTGTCCCTATCTCAAATACACTCTCTTTGTGAACTCGCGGCTGACAAGGCTGTAGCAGATAGCTCAAACATAAATATTGCTTCAACTTCTTATTCAGAAG TAGCTAGTAAGGATGGCGACAAAATAGTCATACTGCCAAGTGCTGCTAATGAATTGGCTAGCCGAGCTGCCTGCATAGATGAACTAGTGGGACGAACCGGCAGCAGCGTTCCACATGTAAATCCAGTGCCTGATGGTACAGATCAACTCAACAACATAAATCCACCTTTGTCAGAAAATGAGCAAATACAGGACCTTTCTTTGGGAATTGTCGCTAATGTGCCAAGCCCACCTAAAGACTCCTCCAATAACAG AGCGCGAAAGCATCTGAAAGTGCAATTTGATGATAGTCTAAGTTATCCAGCACAGAAGCCGGAGGCTCCTCTTTGGCTG GTAAATGTTAACAACTCTGATAGCGCGCCACATGAAAGGGAGAAGGCCAAGAATAACAGTGCACAAG AAATTGTGCCTTTGGTCCAGTCTCCACTGCCTTGTACCCCAGATGGATACTTAATAAA GCCCTCTTCAAGCGAATCGTCAGCTCGGGCAAATACTATTTCTGAAACTTGTAAATTTACTGCAGCTGGAAATCATGGCAAG CTTTCCCAGGTTAAAAATGCCGGCCCAACAAAGGCATGGAAGAGAAGTATTACCCATGTCTATGTGAGTCATATAATCCAAATGCATTTGAACAAGGAGAAGGCATCACAAAACCAAGTAAAACCAGAGGAAATGTCACACATCCGCACTTCAAGGTCTCCAAACGGCTCTACCTTACACAAGAACAATGCACAAGATGATACATTCTACGCCGTGCATTTCGATGTACGGCTCCCAGTTCAGCCATCTACTGGCGTCTGCGACATGAGTGCTGGTCGGCTAAAGATC GTCGGTGGTAATTTCCTGAACCTGCCCACTTCGACGGCGCTACCAGGGGCGCAACATGTTCAGTATATGCATCCTCAGATCGCACCCCGGACTGCGATGCCATACCCGTTTCCGCATCTTCCTTATAGCAGAGGGAATTTAGCACCTGCTGCAGCACTTCAACAG ATGCCACAGTACATGTGCAATCCGGGCTACGCTCCGCGCCCCGGCCATCCCCCGAGCTCATCAGCCATGATGAAGCttcatcagcagcagcagcagatgtgGCAGTTTCAAATCCCTCACTACCAACCAAGGACGGATGCTGCGCCACCAGCAGCATGGCACAACATGTCTTCCCTGCGTCCGATGTCCATGCTTCCTCCCCCGGCGATGCCACCGCAGATGGAGCTCTTCTGCGCGCCGTATCAGGGCGGCAGCAGGCAGCCACAGCAGCTCAGGTTGATCTAG
- the LOC133922801 gene encoding uncharacterized protein LOC133922801 isoform X4 translates to MQIGGCKRNESEGGHHKAALRQKKLKAKTLKRRSSNSDMNGKADAGGTYDDTVLCSLSTASFRSLISRKRVAGHCDSVDPPVPRKLRSAINKRVGRFVSASSRHVKKIRHLSAISAQVSFVDQETRFNESSQLFTEEEEIIADALLSLSQIHSLCELAADKAVADSSNINIASTSYSEASKDGDKIVILPSAANELASRAACIDELVGRTGSSVPHVNPVPDGTDQLNNINPPLSENEQIQDLSLGIVANVPSPPKDSSNNRARKHLKVQFDDSLSYPAQKPEAPLWLVNVNNSDSAPHEREKAKNNSAQEIVPLVQSPLPCTPDGYLIKPSSSESSARANTISETCKFTAAGNHGKLSQVKNAGPTKAWKRSITHVYVSHIIQMHLNKEKASQNQVKPEEMSHIRTSRSPNGSTLHKNNAQDDTFYAVHFDVRLPVQPSTGVCDMSAGRLKIVGGNFLNLPTSTALPGAQHVQYMHPQIAPRTAMPYPFPHLPYSRGNLAPAAALQQQMPQYMCNPGYAPRPGHPPSSSAMMKLHQQQQQMWQFQIPHYQPRTDAAPPAAWHNMSSLRPMSMLPPPAMPPQMELFCAPYQGGSRQPQQLRLI, encoded by the exons GTTGTAAGAGAAACGAGAGTGAAGGTGGACATCACAAGGCAGCATTGaggcagaagaagttgaaggctAAGACCTTGAAGCGGAGATCAAGCAACAGCGACATGAACGGCAAGGCAGATGCAGGAGGGACCTATGATGATACAGTCCTCTGCTCACTGAGTACAGCCAGCTTCAGGAGCCTGATTAGTAGGAAAAGG GTTGCCGGGCACTGTGATTCTGTTGATCCACCAGTTCCAAGAAAATTAAGATCAG CCATAAATAAGAGAGTCGGGCGATTTGTTTCTGCATCATCGCGGCATGTCAAGAAGATACGTCATCTTTCGGCTATCAGCGCTCAGGTTTCTTTTGTGGATCAGGAAACAAGATTCAATGAAAGCTCG CAGTTATTTACAGAAGAGGAGGAAATAATCGCTGATGCTTTGCTGTCCCTATCTCAAATACACTCTCTTTGTGAACTCGCGGCTGACAAGGCTGTAGCAGATAGCTCAAACATAAATATTGCTTCAACTTCTTATTCAGAAG CTAGTAAGGATGGCGACAAAATAGTCATACTGCCAAGTGCTGCTAATGAATTGGCTAGCCGAGCTGCCTGCATAGATGAACTAGTGGGACGAACCGGCAGCAGCGTTCCACATGTAAATCCAGTGCCTGATGGTACAGATCAACTCAACAACATAAATCCACCTTTGTCAGAAAATGAGCAAATACAGGACCTTTCTTTGGGAATTGTCGCTAATGTGCCAAGCCCACCTAAAGACTCCTCCAATAACAG AGCGCGAAAGCATCTGAAAGTGCAATTTGATGATAGTCTAAGTTATCCAGCACAGAAGCCGGAGGCTCCTCTTTGGCTG GTAAATGTTAACAACTCTGATAGCGCGCCACATGAAAGGGAGAAGGCCAAGAATAACAGTGCACAAG AAATTGTGCCTTTGGTCCAGTCTCCACTGCCTTGTACCCCAGATGGATACTTAATAAA GCCCTCTTCAAGCGAATCGTCAGCTCGGGCAAATACTATTTCTGAAACTTGTAAATTTACTGCAGCTGGAAATCATGGCAAG CTTTCCCAGGTTAAAAATGCCGGCCCAACAAAGGCATGGAAGAGAAGTATTACCCATGTCTATGTGAGTCATATAATCCAAATGCATTTGAACAAGGAGAAGGCATCACAAAACCAAGTAAAACCAGAGGAAATGTCACACATCCGCACTTCAAGGTCTCCAAACGGCTCTACCTTACACAAGAACAATGCACAAGATGATACATTCTACGCCGTGCATTTCGATGTACGGCTCCCAGTTCAGCCATCTACTGGCGTCTGCGACATGAGTGCTGGTCGGCTAAAGATC GTCGGTGGTAATTTCCTGAACCTGCCCACTTCGACGGCGCTACCAGGGGCGCAACATGTTCAGTATATGCATCCTCAGATCGCACCCCGGACTGCGATGCCATACCCGTTTCCGCATCTTCCTTATAGCAGAGGGAATTTAGCACCTGCTGCAGCACTTCAACAG CAGATGCCACAGTACATGTGCAATCCGGGCTACGCTCCGCGCCCCGGCCATCCCCCGAGCTCATCAGCCATGATGAAGCttcatcagcagcagcagcagatgtgGCAGTTTCAAATCCCTCACTACCAACCAAGGACGGATGCTGCGCCACCAGCAGCATGGCACAACATGTCTTCCCTGCGTCCGATGTCCATGCTTCCTCCCCCGGCGATGCCACCGCAGATGGAGCTCTTCTGCGCGCCGTATCAGGGCGGCAGCAGGCAGCCACAGCAGCTCAGGTTGATCTAG
- the LOC133922801 gene encoding uncharacterized protein LOC133922801 isoform X6, whose product MNGKADAGGTYDDTVLCSLSTASFRSLISRKRVAGHCDSVDPPVPRKLRSAINKRVGRFVSASSRHVKKIRHLSAISAQVSFVDQETRFNESSQLFTEEEEIIADALLSLSQIHSLCELAADKAVADSSNINIASTSYSEVASKDGDKIVILPSAANELASRAACIDELVGRTGSSVPHVNPVPDGTDQLNNINPPLSENEQIQDLSLGIVANVPSPPKDSSNNRARKHLKVQFDDSLSYPAQKPEAPLWLVNVNNSDSAPHEREKAKNNSAQEIVPLVQSPLPCTPDGYLIKPSSSESSARANTISETCKFTAAGNHGKLSQVKNAGPTKAWKRSITHVYVSHIIQMHLNKEKASQNQVKPEEMSHIRTSRSPNGSTLHKNNAQDDTFYAVHFDVRLPVQPSTGVCDMSAGRLKIVGGNFLNLPTSTALPGAQHVQYMHPQIAPRTAMPYPFPHLPYSRGNLAPAAALQQQMPQYMCNPGYAPRPGHPPSSSAMMKLHQQQQQMWQFQIPHYQPRTDAAPPAAWHNMSSLRPMSMLPPPAMPPQMELFCAPYQGGSRQPQQLRLI is encoded by the exons ATGAACGGCAAGGCAGATGCAGGAGGGACCTATGATGATACAGTCCTCTGCTCACTGAGTACAGCCAGCTTCAGGAGCCTGATTAGTAGGAAAAGG GTTGCCGGGCACTGTGATTCTGTTGATCCACCAGTTCCAAGAAAATTAAGATCAG CCATAAATAAGAGAGTCGGGCGATTTGTTTCTGCATCATCGCGGCATGTCAAGAAGATACGTCATCTTTCGGCTATCAGCGCTCAGGTTTCTTTTGTGGATCAGGAAACAAGATTCAATGAAAGCTCG CAGTTATTTACAGAAGAGGAGGAAATAATCGCTGATGCTTTGCTGTCCCTATCTCAAATACACTCTCTTTGTGAACTCGCGGCTGACAAGGCTGTAGCAGATAGCTCAAACATAAATATTGCTTCAACTTCTTATTCAGAAG TAGCTAGTAAGGATGGCGACAAAATAGTCATACTGCCAAGTGCTGCTAATGAATTGGCTAGCCGAGCTGCCTGCATAGATGAACTAGTGGGACGAACCGGCAGCAGCGTTCCACATGTAAATCCAGTGCCTGATGGTACAGATCAACTCAACAACATAAATCCACCTTTGTCAGAAAATGAGCAAATACAGGACCTTTCTTTGGGAATTGTCGCTAATGTGCCAAGCCCACCTAAAGACTCCTCCAATAACAG AGCGCGAAAGCATCTGAAAGTGCAATTTGATGATAGTCTAAGTTATCCAGCACAGAAGCCGGAGGCTCCTCTTTGGCTG GTAAATGTTAACAACTCTGATAGCGCGCCACATGAAAGGGAGAAGGCCAAGAATAACAGTGCACAAG AAATTGTGCCTTTGGTCCAGTCTCCACTGCCTTGTACCCCAGATGGATACTTAATAAA GCCCTCTTCAAGCGAATCGTCAGCTCGGGCAAATACTATTTCTGAAACTTGTAAATTTACTGCAGCTGGAAATCATGGCAAG CTTTCCCAGGTTAAAAATGCCGGCCCAACAAAGGCATGGAAGAGAAGTATTACCCATGTCTATGTGAGTCATATAATCCAAATGCATTTGAACAAGGAGAAGGCATCACAAAACCAAGTAAAACCAGAGGAAATGTCACACATCCGCACTTCAAGGTCTCCAAACGGCTCTACCTTACACAAGAACAATGCACAAGATGATACATTCTACGCCGTGCATTTCGATGTACGGCTCCCAGTTCAGCCATCTACTGGCGTCTGCGACATGAGTGCTGGTCGGCTAAAGATC GTCGGTGGTAATTTCCTGAACCTGCCCACTTCGACGGCGCTACCAGGGGCGCAACATGTTCAGTATATGCATCCTCAGATCGCACCCCGGACTGCGATGCCATACCCGTTTCCGCATCTTCCTTATAGCAGAGGGAATTTAGCACCTGCTGCAGCACTTCAACAG CAGATGCCACAGTACATGTGCAATCCGGGCTACGCTCCGCGCCCCGGCCATCCCCCGAGCTCATCAGCCATGATGAAGCttcatcagcagcagcagcagatgtgGCAGTTTCAAATCCCTCACTACCAACCAAGGACGGATGCTGCGCCACCAGCAGCATGGCACAACATGTCTTCCCTGCGTCCGATGTCCATGCTTCCTCCCCCGGCGATGCCACCGCAGATGGAGCTCTTCTGCGCGCCGTATCAGGGCGGCAGCAGGCAGCCACAGCAGCTCAGGTTGATCTAG